In the genome of Jaculus jaculus isolate mJacJac1 chromosome 11, mJacJac1.mat.Y.cur, whole genome shotgun sequence, the window agccatctctccagctcaggttttgattttttgagacagttttgctacaaagcccaggctagccttgaattatGATAGCCCCACTGTGAGGGCAACTTCTAAACTTTTCAGAGGGTAGTGCCTCTCTTGAGAACTGCTGTCATGCTTTATGACTAATGTGTATTTGCAGCCTTGACCTACATGTATGAAAAGGTTGTGGGTGAATTCTAACAGGGCTGGATGGGGTCTGGCACCTGCTATTAGATACACTGATCtgcttctcaattttttttttatttgtttggtttttcgaggtagggtctcactctagtccaggctgacctggaattcactctgtattctcagggtggcctcgaactcacaatcctcctacctctgcctctaaaatttattcatttatttacttgaagggaaaaagaggcagagagaaagggagacagacagaatgggcacgccagggcctctagctactgcaaacacatgcacccttgtgcatctggtttatgtgagttctggggaaaagaaccagggtccttttgctttgcagatatcactaagccatctctccatccctgcttctCAAATCTTTTACCTGAGACACCTACAGCTGGCCCAGGGCAGGCACCAACACATCCTTGCCTGATTCTGGCTGAAGCAGGTCCTCTGGTATCCCAAGAAGTCCTCCTGGGAATCGGACCTGGGCACTCTGTTCCTCAGACCAGAGTTTTATATGTTTCTTCCTCCCAGTTCCCAATTCAGCTGCATCTTCTGGGACCTGAGCCTTCTGGTCTCCAGGGTTCTTGCTGGTGGGCAGCTGGGATGGAGCCATCCCCTTCCGAAAAGCCCTCAGCTGCTGAAGAAGCTGACTTTTCCCCGTGCAATCCCTGAGGAAGATAACCAACTCAGCCAGTGTTGTAAGAAGGCCAGACCACCTACCACTGCAGCTTGAGAAAGTGGGTAGTTTCAGTTCCAATCTCAAAGGAAGGGCATGATTCCactaaccttatttatttatttaggcttttcaaggtaatatctcacttcagtccaggctgacctggaacttattactatgtagtctcagggtggccttgaactcacagtgatcctaccacctctgcctcctaagtgctggcatcaaaggtgtatactaccatgcccagataaaCACTTGGCTCTTTAACTCACCCAGGCTTTTCATTTCTAGCTAACAACTTCACTTTGACCTTACACTTGGCCTTCTCTTCCACTGCAATAAAAGGCAGGGGCAAGACCAAACTGGGGAGCTGTtttgcagaaagaaaatggactaaGATACCCTAAAGAGGGAACCAGGTATCTATCACAGTGCCTGGGCACAGCAGGCCTAGCTAAGCGGTGAGTGCCAGGCCCCCATGGGTGCCTTCTCTACCTGCTatgctcccaccccaccccccacaggcCCTAGGGCGCAAGGCAGAGCTGCAAGCCCACATATCCAGCGTCCAGTGAGCAGGGAGGGCTGCGTGAGGTGAGGGGGTCACTGGGTACCGTAGTCTGCGGGAAGAAGACGCCGCCTGAGCTGCAGCCTGCTCTCCTCTCctatcttcctcctcttcctcgctGCTCTCAGAGGAGCTGTGTTCAGAGCTGGGCACAAGAAATGGGTTCTTTGGATGTGCCTCAGTCACCCTGGCAGCCCGCTTCCCACCACAGACCTGGGGATCCAAGGCAAGGGTGGCAGCCagctaaagccaaaggaccaccgGGCTTCATGCAAGGTGCTGAGGATAAGATACAGCAATGCATCCAGCCCAGATAAGCTTTGTCCTACGCCCCTCTGCTTCCCTCCTTGCAGGGGACCAAGCAGGACTAGGCAGGCCCAGTTCTGCCCAAAAGCACCTATCAACCCAAACACGTCCTGAGCCTGTCCAAGTCTCTGCTTCCCCCCAGCAGAAGTGTGGAGACCTCGTGAGCCAACAGCAGACTTGCCAGGCGGCATGAGCTGCGGTCTGGCTCTGCTCTGCACCTTTCCGCGGGCTGGAGTTTTCCTGGCAGCTCTGTCTGTCGCAGGTCAATGAAGATGGTGGGAGGCTCTGTCTTTATCCTCCAGTCTTCCGCTAGCTTCTGGCATAGCTCAGCTTGGAAGCCGGGCTCAGGCAAAGCACATCTGTGGTGCGAGAAGTAGAGAGCTGCTgagtgtgtgcccattctgtgttaGGCACCTGGAACCCATCTGTTCTCAAGGCCACCTCAAGATAGATCAGCACTGTCCCCCAACTGGGCAGGGCTGAAATGCTAGATATCAGCCAGGCTGGAGggcagaggctaaggcaggaggatgtaAGCAActaagtgagaccatgtctcaagaagtaaaaaaaggccaggcatggtggcacaggcctttaatcccagcacttggaggaaggtttaggaggatcaccatgagtttgaggccaccctgagagtacatagtgaattccaggtcagcctgggctagagtgaaacctacctggaaaaaaaaaaggaaaaagagggatgGAAGTGTAGCTaggtgatagagcacttgcctgatggggcaaaaggccctgggttcaatctacaGTACCACAAAGAAAATCTGTATATCTGAGTCACCCCATCTGGGGACCACTTAGCACAGGAGGTTGTTATATTTAAGCTACTTATTGAAAGTGGATCATAAGGTGAGAGTCAGTTCTCAGTCACATTAGCCACATTTCCAGTGCTCAGTAACCACAGAGGGCAGGAGGTTTCCACACTGGACAGTCCAGGTCTAggcagagcctacagccacttcAGGGGAAAGGAGACACTCTGGTTGCCAGAGTCCCAAGAGGGTGGAATGATCAAAATGTGGAGAGACACGACCGAGCTAGGGACATGAGGATTCCGTCCTCTCCCCTACCACTTCCAGTTCACTGTCCCTGGAGATtacctttctctttgctttccatcccccccccccccaggtagggtctcactctagcccaggctgatctggaattcactatgtagtcttagggtggcctcgaactcacagcgatcctcctacctctgcctcccgagggctgggattacccCAGGTAAGATTATCTTTCTCTATACAGGACAGGTGGCTGTCCACAGTCCTTCCATCACCACACCCACACATAGAAACTGGAAAATCCCAGGGAAAGGCCTAGCTAGGGTCCCATGCCTAAGGCTGGGTCAGTGAACTTGGACACAGGGGAAGGTCATGTGGGCAGTGAAGGGAAAGTACTCATAGGGTTCAGAaaaattgtgtgtgggggggggcttaAATACCAGGTCTGCCACTCATGAACTGGCAGAGGTAACCTTTCTGagccttatttttccatctataaaATAGGGATATTATGACATCTGCctgatcagattttttttttttttttttttgatttttcaaggtaggaggtagggtctcagtctaatccagactgacctggaatttgctctgtggtctcagggtggcttcaaactcacagcaatcctactacctctgcctcctgagtgctgggattaaaagtgtgtaccaccatacccacccTAATCAGATTAGCatcattattttgaggtagggtctggctctaacccaggctgatctggaattcactagcctcaggctggccttaaactcacaacaatccttttacctcagcctcccaaatgctgagattaaaggcttgtgccactatacctggcttttcagattccttttttttttttttttggttttttgaggtagggtctcactctagcccaggctgacctggaattcactatgtagtctcagggtggcctcgaattcacagcgatcctcctacctctgcctcccaagcgctgggaattaaagaagtgtgccaccacaccctgccccaAATTCTtgattaaatgagaaaatgtatACCAAGTGCCCTACTCACACTAGGCCAAATCAGTGATGCCCAGCCATGAGCTGGTTCTAAAGAGAAGACAGGGGCTGTGGTTGGAAAAGAAGTCCCACCTGTTAGTGACCTTCTGCTGTGTGGTGTCTTGGGATTTGTCGGTAGGTATCTTCCGGGCAGGGGCGCAGGCTCTGGACTGAGTGGCACACGGAAGGGTGAGCTGCTCGAGAAGTCTGTCCTGAGAGCGCCGCAGCGTGAGGTCTGGGAGTGCCGGGAAGCAGGGCTGCTTAGCAGTGAGCCTCGGGACACGCAGGCTCATGTGCGTGTGCCTCAGACTCCCTTGGTGTGGCTTCCCACCCTCTCTGAGGCCACCAGCTCTGCTTGGCAATGCCAAGGAGAGTTGAGCAGGGTCTGCTTCTGCTGCATTTGAGTCTTGTGAGGCACCACCATGAACAGACCTGGACACTTTCAAATGTAACAAACAGGATCATTCTGTAGCTTTAATTCACCTTTTTACTTACTGTACATGCTACCTTTTTCTACATCAACTGTAATTTCTCTCATTAAGCTGCGGAGTCCTGGGGTGTGCCCAAGTTAGCTGGGCTTCTGCTGAATGTGGGTCGGTTACAGGTTTTGACAGTTTTTAATCAACACTGCAATCAACATCCTGGAATGTACGTCTTTACCAGCTACGGCATGTGCTTAGGGAAGATTTTTCAAAATGGGATAGttggctgctgggtgtggtgtatgcccataatcccagctctcggaaaggtggaggcagggggatcaggagttcaaaagttatcctcagctacatatcaaGCTTGAGGCCAGACAGAGCTAtgtgaaaccccatctcaaaaaatgaaaaaagagccgggtgtggtggcacatgcatttgatcccagtactcgggaggtagaggtaggaagttcaaggtcagcctgggctaaagtgaaaccctaccttgaaccctcccctcaaaaaaatgaaaagacaaaagggctggggagatggctcagtggttaaggtgcttgcctgcaaaacctaacaacctgggttcaattctctaatgcccatgtaaagccagatgcacaaagtggtgcatgcatctggagtctctttgaagtagctggaggccctggcattcccattctcattctgtctctgtatgcatgcatgcatacacaaacacacacacacacattttttaaagagcCCTGTTTTCCCAGTGTGAGCCAACTggcacattcatgaccccacagtggttactGATACCCTCACAAAACCAGCATAgatctgagcccatcaacatcttAACACGGAGGACAGAAGAGGACAAAAGGAAGAGctgccttgaaagaggagggtcccagGAGATGGCAGTGGACAGAGGGAACAAAAGAGGATAAAGGGATGAGAACATGAACACATTACTGGAGGTTCATACattgaagttctcaataaaaataaaaaggactggagagatggcctagtggttttaaggcacttgtctgagaagcctgaggactcacgctcgactctccaggtcccacatagaccagatgcacagtgacgtaAGTGCGCAAGGTAGTACATGCGCATAGGGGGCGCGTATGtttggagttcaagtgcagtggctggaggccctgacatgtcaattctctctactgctcacattaaaaaaaaaaaaaaaaaaaaaaaaaaagccagtctgttgggcctcaaaaaaaagaaagttggagaatggaatgtcaaaggggaaactgttggggggagggagagtattaccatggaattttttttataatcatggaaaatgttaataaaaattaaataaataaaagtaatactaaagagccaggcatggtggcgcacatctttaatcccagcactctggaagcagaggtaggaagatcattgtgagtttgaggtcaccctgagactacatagtgaattccaggtcggcctgggctagagggagactctaccttgaaaaaccaaaaaaataataataataaataaatagtaatgggCCTTTAAGCAATCTTGCCAGGACATGTACCCATTTGGTATACCCTCCCACGTGCAGAGGCTCTGTTCTTCCATGTCCCATGCCAGTGGATGAACTATAGTCCAAGCTCTGCTGAAGGTATATGGTAGcttgcatctgtgatcccagcccttGATAGGACTGCCTAAAGgctcaggccagtctgagctggtatgagacactgtctcaaaaaaaaaaaaaagggctggagggatggcttagtggttaaggtgcctgcctgcaaagccaaaggatccaggtttgattccccaggacacacattatccagatgcacagggggcacgtgtgtctggagtttgtttgcagtggctagaggccctggttcacccattctctctctctccccctgtcagataaataagtaagtaaaaataaaagccgggtgtggtgttgcatgcctttaatcccagcacttgggaggcagaggtaggaggttcgccatgagtttaatgctagcctggggtacagtgagacactgccttgaaatcAAAACAGGTAATGGAGTGGAATCTTTGTCAGTGTTCCCATCTCAGACCTATTTCCACTTGCTGAACCCTGAGTGGGTGGTGAGAGCATGGGGAGCTTTTGCATCAGTTGTAGAGCCGCTCTCAGCAAGACCAGCAGTACTGATGGCATGATATCCTTACGCTTCCTTCTGAAATGGAAGTGGTGTGGGAAGCTGGCTACAGGAGCAGGAGCGGCAGGACGGACTTTCCTCAGGAAGAAGcagcagagaaggaaggaaggtgaggaGGGAGAGGTGTGAGTCATGGGGCAGGTACAAATCTGAAGGCTTCTTGTGTCCCCAAGGGCTGAACATGCCTGGCACATAGCAGGCAGCCACATGTAATGTTGaagggatgaatggatggatagagTCTTGTAAAGACCAGCAATATACATGTTCAGGAGAGTGAGGAGCTGACAAGCAGAGGGCAAACATGGCTGCAGAGCTGCCCCTGCAGCTAGTGTTGAGGTCAGACCTTGGCCTTGGCAGCTGTCTGCTAACCACCACGCGGTTCTGCGTGCACCATCTCCCTGGTCGTCTTCCTGTGTTCGCAGGCTCTGCAGGATGTAATCCAAATCCCACTCTTCAAGTtgctaaaaaacaaagaaactggtAATGACAAGGCTGTGGGTGGATCCCATAGGTAGGAGCACCCACTTTCGCAATCCAGCAGAGGGGGTCATGGGATTTTGTACAGCAGGATTCTGGTTTAAATACATTAATGGCAAATAGATATGCTATCCCTTTTGATTGGTTACAGACAAACCCATTCTTTAAGGTGGAGCCTGTATTtcttggcacctctttcctagaccttttggctgacctggaatccactatgtagtctcagggtagcctcaaactcacagcgatccttctacctctgcctcctgagtgctgggattaaagccacacCTTGCTTTCCCAtgttgtttttaaactttaaaaaattttattttattttatatttatttaagagtgacatagagagagagaaagaggcagacagatagagaatggaaatgccaaggccatcagccactgcaaattaattccagatgcatacaccacttggtgcatctggcttacgtggatactgagaaattgaacctgggcaaataccttagctgctgaaccatccttccagcccttgtttttaaacttttaaggCTCCTACTGGTCCAGGTTTGGAAGTTTGAAAACTTTTGCAATTTTAGTGGCTCTAGCAGGTGCTCAAACCGGGAACTTGGACAAGATGGCTTTGGGGGAAGAGTAGGTATGCTAAAGGGAGGAAGTAAGTGAATGAATGCTTGTGCTGAACCTTTCAACTTCTCACAGCCCTAAAGGCGAGGAAACATTAGTGTGTCAGAGATGAGCAGTAATGAAGCAGCTGTCTGTACATGCCTGGCAGCGAGGGGGCAGTATTCTCTACACTGCTAAGAAAAGAGCTTTGGGACTAGGGAAGTGGCTCCCTGGGTAGAGCCTGGcattcacaaagccctgagtttgatccccggcACCACAGCaactaataccagcacttgggaagtggaggcatgtggtgatttaattcaggtgtccctcataaacaggtgttctaaatgctagattcccagctgatttgggaattactgcctcctagagggagtgtatcactggaggcgggtttatgggtgttatagccagtttccccttgccaatgtgtgacacactctcctgttgctattgtccaccttatgttggccaagaggtgatgtccaccctctgctcataccatcatttttgcctgccatcgtgaagctttccctcgagcctgtaagccaaaagaaacctctttttcctacaagctactcttggttgggtgatttctaccagcaatgcaaacctgactgcaacaaggcaggaggaccagaactTCTAGGTCATCCTTAGGTacatactgagttcaagaccagtccgGGCTACAAGATGCCCtgtcagaaaaagagaagggtttgataaagaaaggagagagagagggaggaaaggaaaaatggTCCAGGAGTGCATGGGCTTCCCAGGTCAGGGTGTCTTTACCATCTCCACTTAGAAGAACTCTGCACAGCTGACTAGGTCCTCCTACTCTACAGCCTTGTGAAGCTAGGGAAGTGTGATGGCTTCTTTCCTGACCACCGGGCAAGGTGACCCCAAAGGTCAGGACTGTGCTAGGGACACAGACCCACCCTGCACTGTGGTTTACTGCTCCGTACTGTGTTGTCTTTAGAGCACAAGACACACCCACCTccacatttcttcctcttctgcagCACTTGATAGCACCCCTTCTCCCAGTCCCATGAAATGGTTTCTCTGACGTGCTGGTTTTCTCACTAGTGCACCACAGGTGACTTGAACAGGTGTTCAAGTGTGTAGGGCTGCCCGCTGGGAGACCTCTACTTCGCACCATCTAGTCCTGCCCCACGCGTGGCTGTGTGCGGTCAGAACCCCTGCTTGCAAACAGCACAGTTCTCTCCAGAAGGCTTCAGTCTGCTTTTCCCTGAGGGTGAGCTTCCTGCCTAGCACCAATGCACCAGGACAGGCACAGCTACTTGCTGGCTGGCGGGCCTCAGATCTGGGCCTAGGGTCCTAGAGGGGCAGTCCTCAAGCTGGTCTGAGGAGGAACGGCTGGTTCTACCCCCAGAAATGTGCTGGTAAGATGGCCAAGCTGCAGGGGACAGGCCCAAGGGCAGGCGGGGCAGTGGAGCCACCCACCTGAAGAGACAGCACTGGCCAGCCTTCCTGCGGCTCTTCTGAGGGGGCCTCTGGCCTGGGTCCTGCCTCTGCACCCTGGCCTTGGTTACTGCAGGCTGGGCCCTGGGTTTCCAGAGTCACTTTCTGGAGCACATCCTTCTCTatcatcttcctcctctctcGGCGGAGGGCTTTGCGCCTTGCAGAGTCTGTTGGGTCAGCAGCTGAGGGATCTGCCTTCAGCTCTCCTTCCTGTGAGATGGCTTCTCTTCCCTGGGGGCTCCAGGGAGGACCCTGGTATCCTTTAATGTTGCAGGACAGGCTCGCAAGGTTGTCTTCCAGCCAGGGGGGGTCCTCCTCAGCCAACAGAACGCTACTCTGGGCATAGCTCGGGTCAAACAAGCCAGAGACCCTTCCTTCCTGAGGGGCCAAGTCCCTCGTCCATTCCTTCTGACCACTTCCAGGTTCTGTGGTGAGGCCCCCAGGCACCAGAAGTAGCTGTGGAGAAAACAGGCATCCTCTGTGAGTGCCCACAAGGACAAACAGAGAAACTGCTATCCTGGGAGAATAGGCATGTGACATAAACCCCATTTTAACCCTTTTAAGCGTGTGATTCAGCCACTTGTGCAAATCACAATGTCACCATCCATCACCATTATTTATAAAACTGTTCCATGGCCCCAACACAAACTGTATCCATCATTAGTTACTCCCCACTTCCTGGCTCCcagcacaaattaaaaaaaaatattttatttatttgcaaggaggcagatagagatagacagagccaggtgtggtggtgcacactgttaatcctagtgctcaggaggcagaggtaggagaattgctgtgagttcgaggccaccctgagaatacagagtgaattccaggtcagcctgggctacaatgagaccataccctgggggaggagggagagacagagatggggaagggcatgccaaggcctccagccactgcaaataaactccaagtaaatgtgccactttgtgcatctggctttatatgggtacttgggtgttgaatctgggtcattaggttttgcaggcaagtgccttaaccactgagccatttatccagcctcaagcacaattttttaatttaattatcagagagagagagaggggggaagggagggagggagggagggagggagggaatgggtacaccagggcttctagcctctgcaaacaaactctagatgcatgtgcctccttgtgtatctggcgtatgtgggacctggacctggagaatcaaagctggatccttaggctttgcaggcaagcactttagccactaagccatttctccagcccaccaagcacagttaaaaaatattttatgagccgggcgtggtggcgcacgcctttaatcccagcactcgggaggcagaggtaggaggatcgccaagagttcgaggccaccctgagactacatagtgaattccaggtcagcctgagccagagtgagaccctaactcgaaaaaccaaaaaaaaaaaaaaaaaaaaaaaaaaaaattttatggccgggtgtggtggtgcacgcctttaatcccagcactcgggaggcagaggtaggaggattgccatgagttcaaggccaccctgagattagatagttaattccaggtcagcctggactagaatgagacccaaccttgaaaaaccacaaaaaaaagaggatttatttatttaacagagagagaagcaaatagagaatgggcatgccagggcctctagaacatgaactatgcatctgactttacgtgggtactaggtgcatggaaccttggtcctttggttttgcaagtaagcaccttaactggtaaaccatctttcaaaaaaaaaaaagaagtgaaaaaagCAGGAAGAGTCTTGAGGAAACTGTGCCACCTGAATGGAGCCAGGACTGGTTTTAGCTGCCCTGTGGGTTTCTTCTGGGTGGGGTGAATTCGTATTCACTTCACCATGAAGCTGGGCTGAGACTATGTGGATGGCAGTGACGGGTCAGGTGATCTTGCTCAGCTCTCATACACCCAGTCTGAGCTTCTCTAATGTTTTTATTGGAAACCATGGTTAACCACACACAGCCACATCAAGAAGACAGAACAGGTCTGACTGGTCAGGCTATCAGGGAGGAAATCTGGTGGGTGGGTTCTATTTATAAAGGCAGCTACTCATTTCTAGTGTCATGTCActagttatttttgtttgagacaagatctcgtTACATAGGTCAGGGTATGTTGCCATGTCTGattctgaactcacagcaagtctCCTGAGCCAACACACCAGGTATAAGCCATGGGGGTtaattttttcagtgctggggattaaatctAAGGTTTCCCATAGTggcaaaggcaagcactttgccactgagctatatcctcttgttattttatttttaaaatattttattttttatttatttgagagagagatacagaaataggcagggggagagagggagagagagagaataggtgcaccagggcctccagccacttcaactgaactccagatgcacgcgcccccttgtgcatctggctaacatgggtcctggggaattgaacctgggtccttcagctttgcagacaagcgccttaactgctaagccatctctccagaccatcctcttgttattttaaaaaaaaaatttatgacaAGATCTCttatgtttcccaggctggccttgaacttttcagGCCCCTGCCTCAGCTACCCAAgtttggattacaggcttgtgacCAGGACTGGCTAAACTATGGATTTAGATGGGAGTTCTCAGTCTTATCTGGAGCCATGAGTAGAAAGGGCAGTGGTTGTGATGGTGGTAGTTTTAGGACTAAAAGGCTCATCGAGTGTGTACTGTGGCCTCTTCCCCCagccttcccaccatgatggtgGCAGGTGTGACTGTGCAGGCATTTATACAACCTGGGTCCTGTAGTAACTCAACACAGGTTCAGCAAGCTCTGTGCCAGGCAGTTAAGAAGTCAGCTGGGTTAGAGAGAACCTCTTAAGACAGGTACCTGTGACAGTGGCCAGCCAGAGGAGTAGAAAACAGGATAGAGGGCAGGGGCAGCAAACATGGCCAGTCAAGTGTGCTGGGCGTGCTAGGAAGGGAAGTGTCATGCTCAAGTGCTGGGAACATAAACACTGGGCTGAGTGTGGTAGGGAGTCCAGAACAATGATTTTAACCATTTTAGTTCTATGCTGCTGGTAGAATCCCCCAAGAGGTGtgcgtatgtacacacacacacagacacaccccctccctccctgtctgagGGTGCCAGGTTTATTCCACAAACCTCAGGTGGAGAGCTCCACTCCACAGGGAACCAGGTCCCAGGCTTGTCACCACCAGCAGGGTCTTCAGCCAGCAACTCAGCCAGGTCTGGAATCAGGATGGGCTCATTTCGCTGAAAGATGTAGGGCTCCTCTTCCTCACAGTCTGACTGTAGAGAGACCAGGGGATTCTGGATAAAACACAGCTCTCCAGTTGTCCAACCCATCCAGGGGAATTTGGAGTGATCTGTTCACCCCCAAAGGGCCCTTCCCCGTGCCCCTGATTTAGAAACAGGCATGACAGCACCACCTTGTGGGGATGAGATCAGGCTCCTGCCACAACCAAGACTTTCTACACTACAGGCTGCAGGTGGGCAGCTGAAAGCAGAGGCCAGCCCCCTCCCACCTTGAGTCATGGGTTAACAACACTGGGgccacctctcccccccccctcccactctccctccctccctccctccctctccctctctctccccctctctctctctctctctctctctttctttttctagcctaggctaacctggaattcactaagtagtctcagggt includes:
- the Dnaaf8 gene encoding dynein axonemal assembly factor 8 isoform X2, whose protein sequence is MASKDKAMMSLPGSPWGAILEAAKHQLPSLDSDSSLSDCEEEEPYIFQRNEPILIPDLAELLAEDPAGGDKPGTWFPVEWSSPPELLLVPGGLTTEPGSGQKEWTRDLAPQEGRVSGLFDPSYAQSSVLLAEEDPPWLEDNLASLSCNIKGYQGPPWSPQGREAISQEGELKADPSAADPTDSARRKALRRERRKMIEKDVLQKVTLETQGPACSNQGQGAEAGPRPEAPSEEPQEGWPVLSLQQLEEWDLDYILQSLRTQEDDQGDGARRTAWWLADSCQGQDLTLRRSQDRLLEQLTLPCATQSRACAPARKIPTDKSQDTTQQKVTNRCALPEPGFQAELCQKLAEDWRIKTEPPTIFIDLRQTELPGKLQPAESSEHSSSESSEEEEEDRRGEQAAAQAASSSRRLRDCTGKSQLLQQLRAFRKGMAPSQLPTSKNPGDQKAQVPEDAAELGTGRKKHIKLWSEEQSAQVRFPGGLLGIPEDLLQPESGKDVLVPALGQL
- the Dnaaf8 gene encoding dynein axonemal assembly factor 8 isoform X1 — its product is MASKDKAMMSLPGSPWGAILEAAKHQLPSLDSDSSLSDCEEEEPYIFQRNEPILIPDLAELLAEDPAGGDKPGTWFPVEWSSPPELLLVPGGLTTEPGSGQKEWTRDLAPQEGRVSGLFDPSYAQSSVLLAEEDPPWLEDNLASLSCNIKGYQGPPWSPQGREAISQEGELKADPSAADPTDSARRKALRRERRKMIEKDVLQKVTLETQGPACSNQGQGAEAGPRPEAPSEEPQEGWPVLSLQQLEEWDLDYILQSLRTQEDDQGDGARRTAWWLADSCQGQDLTLRRSQDRLLEQLTLPCATQSRACAPARKIPTDKSQDTTQQKVTNRCALPEPGFQAELCQKLAEDWRIKTEPPTIFIDLRQTELPGKLQPAESSEHSSSESSEEEEEDRRGEQAAAQAASSSRRLRDCTGKSQLLQQLRAFRKGMAPSQLPTSKNPGDQKAQVPEDAAELGTGRKKHIKLWSEEQSAQVRFPGGLLGIPEDLLQPESGTEAEAVSRTAANARWC